One Setaria viridis chromosome 5, Setaria_viridis_v4.0, whole genome shotgun sequence genomic region harbors:
- the LOC117856360 gene encoding uncharacterized protein, producing the protein MAARSVAHFAHPAHELNLTSYTLPRWCDLCGDRISTGTGYSCRPCDFDVHEDCAKYRETLCCFFAHPWHDLTLSRAAAASCCDICREDVAAGTFVYRCAPCGFAVHPRCSRLPQTARSDLHPGHALTAVPAVGTCAACRRPCYVWVYRCGPWKVDLHITCVQGARPSCGSSDAGAIAGDGAGDQHGARKDKGSLRAAIESRLQEMTVETIISGAETIITTLIENL; encoded by the coding sequence ATGGCAGCAAGGTCGGTAGCTCACTTCGCCCACCCCGCCCACGAGCTCAACCTCACCTCCTACACCCTGCCGCGCTGGTGCGACCTGTGCGGCGACAGGATCAGCACCGGCACCGGATACAGCTGCCGCCCCTGCGACTTCGACGTGCACGAGGACTGCGCCAAGTACCGGGAGACGCTGTGCTGCTTCTTCGCGCACCCGTGGCACGACCTCaccctctcccgcgccgccgccgcctcgtgctgCGACATATGCCGCGAGGATGTCGCCGCGGGCACCTTCGTCTACCGCTGCGCGCCGTGCGGGTTCGCCGTGCACCCGCGGTGCTCGCGGCTGCCGCAGACAGCGCGCAGCGACCTGCACCCGGGCCACGCCCTAACGGCGGTGCCCGCGGTGGGGACGTGCGCGGCGTGCCGCAGGCCCTGCTACGTGTGGGTCTACCGCTGCGGGCCGTGGAAGGTGGACCTCCACATCACGTGCGTGCAGGGCGCGCGCCCATCGTGCGGCAGCAGCGACGccggcgccatcgccggcgatggcgcgggAGACCAACATGGAGCGAGGAAAGACAAGGGGTCCCTGCGTGCGGCGATTGAGAGTCGTCTTCAGGAAATGACAGTGGAAACCATAATCTCGGGAGCGGAAACCATAATCACGACGCTAATTGAGAACCTCTGA
- the LOC117859268 gene encoding IQ domain-containing protein IQM1 has product MSLSLLNTERNHLLSPKPRSLRDGCFSPVRTSSPRATAKMARGGLERSLSFKNWEAQVAAPPQDPESAAPAGRGGSGINGARPGTLALQPAPQQQSPRRAASPAQAMIEYISPRPRVELDEAATKLQKIYKGHRTRRSLADGAIIAEELWWKTYDSVYLNIKSISFFDGGKQETAASRWSRAGKRIAKVGKGLSKDEKAQKLALQHWLEAIDPRHRYGHNLHLYYDIWSASSSCEPFFYWLDIGAGRDQHHPKCPRSKLYSQLIMYLGPNERAAYEVIVEGGRLLYKQSGELVNTNEESKWIFVLSTSRSLYVGQKRKGRFQHSSFLSGAATTAAGRLVAKEGVLRAIWPYSGHYHPTEENFREFIAFLEENSVDLANVKRCSVDDDEYPSFKKAPEEAEAPTAEAAAHGETVETDQPVELPEVDIVKEEVAAEMAVGGGEEEDAAEPEMMARRPSFKWSTPTGARIGCLRDYPADLQSMALEQVNLSPRVAPSPGAAGRLPLPIPSPRPSPRIRLSPRLHYMGLPTPTSARLPIPSPAPGGTRRSPKQQFMGFQTPAVALTLPKHKGK; this is encoded by the exons ATGTCTCTGAGTCTGCTCAACACAGAGCGCAACCACCTCCTGTCCCCGAAGCCGCGCAGCCTCCGGGATGGCTGCTTCTCGCCGGTGAGGACATCATCGCCCAGGGCCACCGCCAAGatggcgcgcggcggcctcgaGCGCTCGCTCAGCTTCAAGAACTGGGAGGCGCAGGTGGCGGCGCCCCCTCAAGACCCTGAGTcggcggcccccgccggccggggcggcagcggcatcaACGGCGCGCGCCCGGGGACTCTGGCGCTACAGccggcgccgcagcagcagAGCCCCCGCCGGGCGGCGTccccggcgcaggccatgatcGAGTACATCTCCCCGCGGCCCCGCGTGGAGCTCGACGAGGCGGCCACCAAGCTGCAGAAGATCTACAAGGGCCACCGCACGCGCCGGagcctcgccgacggcgccaTCATCGCCGAGGAGCTCTGGTGGAAGACCTACGATTCGGTCTACCTCAACATCAAGTCCATCTCCTTCTTCGACGGGGGGAAGCAGGAGACCGCCGCGTCGCGATGGTCCAGGGCCGGCAAGAGGATCGCCAAGGTCGGAAAGGGCCTCTCCAAGGACGAGAAGGCCCAGAAGCTCGCGCTCCAGCACTGGCTCGAAGCG ATTGACCCGCGCCACCGCTACGGCCACAACCTGCACCTCTACTACGACATCTGGTCCGCCAGCTCCAGCTGCGAGCCCTTCTTCTACTGGCTGGACATCGGCGCCGGTAGAGACCAGCATCACCCCAAATGCCCAAGAAGCAAGCTCTATTCGCAACTCATCATGTACCTCGGACCG AACGAGAGGGCGGCGTACGAGGTGATCGTGGAGGGAGGGCGTCTGCTGTACAAGCAGAGCGGGGAGCTGGTGAACACGAACGAGGAGTCCAAGTGGATCTTCGTGCTGAGCACAAGCCGGTCGCTGTACGTCGGGCAGAAGAGGAAGGGCAGGTTCCAACACTCGAGCTTCCTGTCCGGCGCCGCCACGACGGCCGCCGGGAGGCTCGTCGCCAAGGAGGGCGTCCTCAGGGCGATCTGGCCATACAGCGGGCACTACCACCCCACGGAGGAGAACTTCAGGGAGTTCATCGCCTTCCTCGAGGAGAACAGCGTCGACCTCGCCAACGTCAAGCGCTGctccgtcgacgacgacgagtacCCGTCGTTCAAGAAGGCGCCGGAGGAGGCCGAAGCGCCCACCGCCGAAGCTGCGGCGCACGGCGAGACCGTGGAGACGGACCAGCCGGTGGAGCTGCCGGAGGTGGACATCGtgaaggaggaggtggcggccgagatggccgtcggcggcggcgaggaggaggatgccgcgGAGCCGGAGATGATGGCGAGGCGGCCGTCGTTCAAGTGGTCGACGCCGACGGGCGCGCGCATCGGGTGCCTCCGGGACTACCCGGCGGACCTGCAGAGCATGGCGCTGGAGCAGGTGAACCTGTCGCCGCGGGTGGCGCCGTCGCCGGGCGCGGCGGGCAGGCTGCCGCTGCCGATCCCGTCGCCGCGCCCCAGCCCGAGGATCAGGCTGTCGCCGCGGCTCCACTACATGGGGCTCCCGACCCCGACCAGCGCCAGGCTCCCAATCCCGAGCCCGGCGCCGGGGGGCACCAGGCGGTCGCCCAAGCAGCAGTTCATGGGGTTCCAGACGCCGGCCGTGGCGCTCACGCTCCCCAAGCACAAAGGCAAGTGA